A part of Syntrophorhabdaceae bacterium genomic DNA contains:
- a CDS encoding HAD family phosphatase: MIKLFVFDLGNVILPFEHRQIVYKLHEVSRVAGRFSPDEIFRYMFDMENGLINAYEEGLMSSLDFFVKLKERYKLEIDFEEFKDIWNPIFREDPEVNDIILYLKGKGYPLFLLSNTNELHFTYITELYPIVHLMEEWILSFEIGAKKPKQRIYDEIFKRTDVKRSEILFIDDIKRYVETAIGFGLQGIVFKQAGDLWKVIKENLI; this comes from the coding sequence ATGATTAAGTTGTTTGTTTTTGATCTCGGCAATGTGATCCTCCCTTTTGAACACAGGCAGATCGTGTACAAGCTCCATGAGGTGTCCAGGGTAGCAGGACGGTTTTCTCCTGATGAGATCTTCAGGTATATGTTTGATATGGAGAACGGTCTCATCAATGCCTATGAAGAAGGCTTGATGTCTTCCCTCGATTTTTTTGTGAAGTTGAAGGAAAGGTATAAGCTTGAGATAGACTTTGAGGAATTCAAGGATATATGGAACCCTATCTTCCGGGAAGATCCCGAAGTGAATGATATCATCCTCTACCTGAAAGGCAAAGGATATCCTCTTTTTCTTCTCAGCAATACGAACGAGCTTCATTTTACCTATATCACGGAGCTCTACCCGATCGTGCATTTAATGGAGGAGTGGATACTCTCCTTCGAGATCGGTGCAAAGAAGCCGAAGCAGAGGATATATGACGAGATCTTCAAAAGAACGGATGTGAAAAGAAGCGAAATCCTGTTTATCGATGACATAAAGCGATATGTAGAGACGGCAATAGGTTTTGGTTTGCAGGGAATTGTTTTTAAGCAAGCCGGTGACTTGTGGAAGGTGATAAAGGAGAATCTGATATAA
- the lgt gene encoding prolipoprotein diacylglyceryl transferase → MIKYPHIDPAIIKIGPFSLRWYGLMYVIGFASSYLLTIYQLKKRALKIERTRIDDLYFYLIVGLIIGARLGYILFYNLPFYFKNPLEIFVLWHGGMSFHGGLIGAFVAGYIYIKRKKLDFFLIIDLIIPTCPIGIGFGRLGNFINGELFGRPSDVPWAMIFPNGGNAPRHPSQLYEAFFEGFLLFVILWIYKDMKRREGDVFALFLILYGCFRIFCEFFREPDVQIGQILGLFSMGQLLSGLTIAGGLFLKYYWLPKKTART, encoded by the coding sequence ATGATCAAATATCCTCACATAGATCCCGCGATTATCAAGATAGGACCTTTTTCACTGCGGTGGTATGGCCTCATGTATGTTATTGGTTTTGCCTCTTCGTACCTGCTGACCATTTACCAGTTGAAAAAAAGGGCCCTCAAGATCGAACGGACCAGGATAGACGACCTCTATTTCTATCTCATCGTCGGGCTTATCATCGGCGCGAGGCTCGGATACATTCTTTTTTATAATCTACCGTTCTATTTCAAAAATCCTTTGGAAATATTTGTTCTCTGGCACGGCGGGATGTCTTTTCACGGGGGACTCATAGGGGCCTTTGTTGCCGGATATATTTATATAAAGAGGAAAAAGCTCGATTTTTTTCTGATCATTGACCTTATAATCCCTACCTGCCCTATCGGTATAGGGTTCGGCAGGCTCGGCAACTTCATCAACGGTGAGCTGTTCGGAAGGCCCTCCGACGTGCCGTGGGCCATGATATTTCCTAATGGCGGCAACGCCCCGCGTCACCCGTCACAGTTGTACGAGGCCTTTTTTGAAGGATTCCTTCTCTTTGTAATACTCTGGATTTATAAGGATATGAAGCGGCGCGAGGGCGATGTCTTTGCCCTGTTCCTGATCCTCTACGGATGTTTCAGGATCTTCTGTGAATTTTTCAGGGAACCGGATGTCCAGATAGGCCAGATCCTTGGCCTTTTCAGCATGGGACAGCTTTTAAGCGGCCTGACGATCGCAGGCGGATTGTTCCTGAAATACTACTGGCTGCCGAAAAAAACAGCACGCACCTGA